A window of the Trichoderma asperellum chromosome 4, complete sequence genome harbors these coding sequences:
- a CDS encoding uncharacterized protein (EggNog:ENOG41), producing MASPRHVLILGGHGKIAQLLTPLLLKRSWVVTSVIRKEEQVPTVEKLGAGLPGKLNVLVRSIEGVDTQEKAASILDEVNADYVTWSAGAGGKYGAEGTFRIDRDAAIHFINAAAAKPSISRFLLVSYNGSRRKGAPWWTASEWEEYNQKVNNGPLATYYQAKLPADEVLYEVSKTSPTLVGIDLRAGALTDGPVGKVELGKTEKVMGNISRESVAYVIDRVLAAEGVKSGWLDLVEGNVDIDEAVTAAIRDGVDAAEGEDLYAKYN from the exons ATGGCTTCACCTCGCcacgtcctcatcctcggcgGCCACGGCAAAATCGCCCAGCTCCTgacccccctcctcctcaagcGCTCCTGGGTCGTAACCAGCGTCATCCGCAAAGAGGAACAAGTCCCAACCGTCGAGAAGCTCGGCGCCGGGCTCCCAGGCAAACTCAACGTGCTCGTGCGCAGCATCGAAGGCGTCGACACGCAGGAAAAGGCAGCGAGCATCTTGGACGAAGTCAACGCCGATTACGTTACTTGGAGCGCTG GTGCTGGGGGTAAGTACGGCGCCGAAGGCACATTCCGCATCGACCGCGACGCCGCCATCCACTTCAtcaacgccgccgccgccaagccTTCCATCAGCCGCTTCCTTCTCGTCTCCTACAACGGCTCCCGCCGCAAAGGTGCCCCCTGGTGGACCGCTAGCGAATGGGAAGAGTATAACCAAAAGGTCAACAACGGCCCGCTGGCCACGTACTACCAGGCTAAGCTCCCCGCCGACGAGGTCCTGTACGAGGTTTCCAAGACAAGCCCGACTTTGGTGGGCATCGACCTGCGTGCCGGCGCATTGACAGATGGCCCCGTGGGAAAGGTCGAGCTGGGTAAAACCGAGAAGGTTATGGGAAATATCTCCAGAGAGTCGGTGGCGTACGTTATAGACAGGGTACTTGCAGCTGAGGGGGTCAAGAGTGGCTGGTTGGATCTGGTGGAGGGCAATGTTGACATCGATGAAGCTGTTACTGCTGCAATTCGCGATGGTGTCGATGCTGCAGAGGGCGAAGATTTATATGCCAAGTACAATTAA